A single genomic interval of Streptomyces sp. NBC_00663 harbors:
- a CDS encoding serine/threonine-protein kinase: MHSVERIGRYRVERRLGTGAFGTVWLAHDDTLDAPVAVKVLADNWAHRLDVRERFLSEARLLRRAASRRVVQVHDIGELPDGRPYFVMEYADGGTLAELLQDGPLPVAEALRLTASAALGAAALHEAGIVHRDIKPSNLLLRTGPDGTRQVLLADLGLAKILAEASGLTLAAGSAGYRPPEQAEPGTGIDARADVYGLGAVGYHLLTGVVPGAPGKVVRPDRLRPGLDPGVRRALLRALRPDRARRWPDARAFAAELERLAAGRRPRRWPALLAGLVVTAALTGTAFALWPHGTVPADRRIEDVTGRVSAAVPAAWAGQVRAAGWDPRALGLRAGHEPGFAVADDLARWQDLGADVNGVFAGVLEQGDVTAVVDDLAHPECHYDGARDHTLARWSARVRSWSDCPGGGSVVEAGLTPPDGGGQPQVYVQIRTDGRASAAQGILGSVRAGG; the protein is encoded by the coding sequence ATGCACTCCGTCGAGCGCATCGGCCGCTACCGGGTCGAACGACGCCTGGGCACCGGCGCGTTCGGGACGGTGTGGCTCGCCCACGACGACACGCTGGACGCGCCGGTGGCCGTGAAGGTGCTCGCCGACAACTGGGCGCACCGCCTCGACGTCCGTGAACGCTTCCTGTCCGAGGCCCGGTTGCTGCGCCGGGCCGCGTCACGGCGGGTGGTGCAGGTCCACGACATCGGTGAACTCCCGGACGGCAGACCGTACTTCGTGATGGAGTACGCCGACGGCGGCACCCTCGCAGAACTGCTCCAGGACGGCCCGCTGCCCGTCGCGGAGGCGCTGCGGCTGACGGCGTCGGCGGCGCTCGGGGCGGCCGCGCTGCACGAGGCGGGGATCGTGCACCGGGACATCAAGCCGTCCAACCTGCTGCTGCGCACCGGCCCGGACGGCACCCGGCAGGTGCTGCTGGCCGACCTCGGACTGGCCAAGATCCTCGCGGAGGCGTCCGGGCTGACCCTGGCCGCCGGGTCGGCGGGATACCGGCCGCCCGAGCAGGCCGAGCCCGGCACCGGCATCGACGCGCGTGCCGACGTCTACGGTCTGGGCGCGGTCGGCTACCACCTGCTCACCGGGGTGGTGCCGGGCGCGCCCGGCAAGGTCGTACGGCCCGACCGGCTGCGTCCGGGCCTCGATCCCGGCGTCCGGCGTGCCCTGCTGCGCGCCCTGCGTCCGGACCGTGCGCGCCGCTGGCCCGACGCGCGGGCGTTCGCGGCGGAGCTGGAACGGCTGGCGGCGGGCCGTCGTCCCCGCCGGTGGCCCGCCCTTCTCGCCGGGCTGGTGGTGACGGCGGCCCTGACCGGCACGGCCTTCGCCCTGTGGCCGCACGGCACCGTGCCCGCCGACCGGCGGATCGAGGACGTGACGGGGCGGGTGTCGGCCGCCGTACCCGCCGCGTGGGCCGGTCAGGTACGCGCGGCGGGGTGGGACCCGCGGGCTCTCGGTCTGCGCGCCGGGCACGAGCCGGGGTTCGCCGTCGCCGACGACCTGGCGCGCTGGCAGGACCTCGGCGCGGACGTCAACGGCGTCTTCGCCGGGGTACTGGAACAGGGTGACGTCACAGCCGTGGTCGACGACCTCGCCCACCCCGAGTGCCACTACGACGGCGCCCGCGACCACACCCTGGCCCGCTGGTCCGCCCGGGTCCGCAGTTGGAGCGACTGCCCCGGCGGCGGCTCGGTCGTCGAGGCCGGGCTCACGCCTCCGGACGGCGGCGGACAGCCGCAGGTGTACGTGCAGATCAGGACGGACGGCAGGGCCTCGGCGGCCCAGGGGATCCTCGGCTCGGTGCGGGCCGGGGGCTGA
- a CDS encoding RNA polymerase sigma factor, protein MPAAPTMARGAAVPDRPPTEDLARRAADGDRAALDALLAEIRPEVVRRCGRFLPCREDAEEAAQDVLLQVARRIGTFEGRSRFGTWLYTVVANCCRQKYRELRRRSAEQPAPTVDDLRADPRTTSVIAGSRIDLLEALERLEREHPLLVEPLVYRDICRLEYAEAAERVGIPLGTFKSRLHEARRQIRPWLAESP, encoded by the coding sequence ATGCCTGCCGCACCGACCATGGCGAGGGGAGCAGCCGTGCCGGACCGGCCCCCGACCGAGGACCTCGCCCGGCGCGCGGCCGACGGCGACCGGGCGGCGCTCGACGCGCTGCTCGCGGAGATCCGCCCCGAGGTCGTCCGGCGCTGCGGCCGGTTCCTGCCCTGCCGCGAGGACGCCGAGGAGGCGGCGCAGGACGTGCTGCTCCAAGTCGCCCGCAGGATCGGTACGTTCGAGGGACGCAGCCGCTTCGGCACCTGGCTGTACACCGTGGTGGCCAACTGCTGCCGACAGAAGTACCGCGAGCTCAGGCGGCGCTCCGCCGAACAGCCCGCCCCGACGGTCGACGACCTTCGCGCCGACCCCCGCACCACCAGCGTCATCGCCGGATCCCGCATCGACCTGCTGGAGGCGCTGGAACGGCTGGAGCGCGAACACCCGCTGCTGGTCGAGCCGTTGGTCTACCGGGACATCTGCCGGCTGGAGTACGCGGAGGCCGCGGAACGCGTCGGCATTCCGCTGGGCACCTTCAAGTCCCGACTGCACGAGGCACGTCGACAGATCAGGCCCTGGCTGGCCGAGTCGCCGTGA
- a CDS encoding SpoIIE family protein phosphatase encodes MSPDYPFDDAATARAVIDDQGTVVEWNAGAERLLGRPATEVVGSPAEYLLVSDGVPTAFAPAGPRWDGTVTLRHRDGRTVSVWLLAHHHRSEDGTPGRWLVVTPLEGGGPRSGDDPLATAALVQSPCAVAVYDERLRLSRLNDAMADVIGLPEERIRGLRLSEIGGKPQSAELEAHLLRVLTTGRAEDVQTYMRTGGETLAHAWLARMAPVTDREGRVRGVCLAAHDFTENYLARERLQLVNEASVRIGSTLDVTRTAQELADVCVPALADFVSVDLLDPQENGEPPPALTTPIGLRRAAHQSVNPGTPEAVAKPGQVEMYPASSPQADSLVAGRTIVATVASGQLDEWLSWNQARGDAVRQFGIHSTMSVPIQARGLTLGVAVLTRFRRPDPFTPDDVLLAEEVTTRAAVCIDNARRYSRERETALALQRSLLPRSLPHTAAVLAASRYLPAARAGVGGDWFDVIPLSGMRVAMVVGDVVGHGIQASATMGRLRTAVRTLADIDLAPDELLTHLDDLVVRLSAEAGTDGSPGEVGATCVYAVYDPVSRRCTLARAGHPTPLLIPPGGAPRQVDLPSGPPLGVGGLPFESAELELREGSVLAFYTDGLVESAERDADAGTALLGEALAAFSDSLDETCDRVLNTLLPPGGSTDDVALLLARTRGLPASQVATWHIPADPSLVAPIRKQVVEQLGTWGLSEASFTAELVVSELVTNAIRYGAHPIRLRLIHDATTLICEVSDTSHTAPHLRRAKTWDEGGRGLLLVAQLTQRWGSRHTADGKTIWAEITLLEEE; translated from the coding sequence ATGAGCCCGGACTATCCGTTCGACGATGCCGCGACGGCACGGGCTGTCATCGACGACCAGGGCACGGTCGTGGAGTGGAACGCCGGCGCGGAGCGCCTGCTGGGCCGGCCGGCCACCGAGGTCGTGGGGAGTCCGGCCGAGTACCTGCTGGTCAGCGATGGTGTGCCGACGGCCTTCGCCCCGGCCGGCCCGCGCTGGGACGGCACGGTCACGCTCCGCCACCGCGACGGCCGCACCGTGTCCGTATGGCTGCTCGCCCATCACCACCGCTCCGAGGACGGCACCCCCGGCCGGTGGCTCGTCGTCACCCCCCTGGAGGGCGGCGGACCGCGCTCCGGCGACGACCCGCTCGCCACGGCGGCGCTCGTGCAGTCACCGTGCGCCGTCGCGGTCTACGACGAGCGGCTGCGGCTGAGCCGGCTCAACGACGCCATGGCCGACGTGATCGGACTGCCCGAGGAACGCATCCGGGGCCTCAGACTGTCGGAGATCGGCGGCAAACCGCAGAGCGCGGAGCTGGAGGCACATCTGCTGCGGGTGCTCACCACGGGCCGGGCGGAAGACGTCCAGACGTACATGCGCACCGGCGGCGAGACACTGGCGCACGCCTGGCTGGCCAGAATGGCCCCGGTCACCGACCGCGAGGGCCGGGTGCGGGGCGTGTGTCTGGCGGCGCACGACTTCACCGAGAACTACCTGGCCCGCGAGCGGCTGCAACTGGTCAACGAGGCGAGCGTGCGCATCGGCTCCACGCTCGACGTCACCCGGACGGCGCAGGAACTCGCGGACGTCTGCGTGCCCGCGCTCGCCGACTTCGTCAGCGTCGACCTGCTGGACCCGCAGGAGAACGGCGAGCCTCCCCCGGCCCTCACCACCCCGATCGGGCTGCGCCGGGCCGCGCACCAGTCGGTCAACCCGGGCACCCCGGAGGCCGTGGCCAAGCCGGGGCAGGTCGAGATGTATCCGGCCTCCTCGCCCCAGGCGGACTCACTGGTCGCGGGCCGGACCATCGTCGCCACCGTGGCCTCCGGGCAGCTGGACGAGTGGCTGTCCTGGAACCAGGCGCGCGGCGACGCCGTCCGGCAGTTCGGCATCCACTCCACGATGTCGGTGCCGATCCAGGCCCGCGGGCTGACCCTCGGGGTCGCGGTGCTGACCCGGTTCCGGCGGCCCGATCCGTTCACGCCGGACGACGTACTGCTGGCCGAGGAGGTGACAACGCGCGCGGCCGTCTGTATCGACAACGCCCGCCGCTACTCCCGCGAGAGGGAGACAGCGCTCGCGCTCCAGCGCAGCCTGCTGCCCCGCTCGCTGCCGCACACCGCGGCCGTGCTGGCGGCCTCCCGGTATCTGCCCGCGGCCCGGGCCGGGGTGGGCGGCGACTGGTTCGACGTGATCCCGCTGTCCGGGATGCGGGTCGCGATGGTCGTCGGGGACGTCGTCGGTCACGGCATCCAGGCCTCGGCCACCATGGGCCGGCTGCGCACCGCCGTGCGCACCCTCGCCGACATCGACCTCGCCCCGGACGAGCTCCTCACCCACCTCGACGACCTCGTGGTCCGGCTGTCCGCGGAGGCCGGCACCGACGGCAGCCCGGGCGAGGTCGGGGCGACCTGTGTGTACGCGGTGTACGACCCGGTGTCGCGGCGCTGCACCCTGGCCCGGGCCGGACACCCCACCCCGCTGCTGATCCCGCCGGGCGGCGCTCCCCGACAGGTCGACCTGCCGTCAGGGCCGCCGCTGGGCGTGGGCGGACTGCCCTTCGAGTCGGCCGAGCTGGAGCTGCGCGAGGGCTCGGTCCTGGCGTTCTACACGGACGGCCTGGTCGAGTCCGCGGAACGCGACGCGGACGCGGGCACCGCACTGCTGGGCGAGGCACTGGCGGCCTTCTCCGACTCCCTCGACGAGACCTGCGACCGGGTCCTGAACACCCTCCTGCCGCCGGGCGGCTCCACCGACGACGTGGCCCTGCTGCTGGCCCGCACCCGGGGCCTGCCCGCCTCCCAGGTCGCGACCTGGCACATCCCCGCCGATCCCTCCCTCGTCGCCCCCATCCGCAAGCAGGTCGTCGAGCAGCTGGGCACCTGGGGTCTGTCGGAGGCGTCGTTCACCGCGGAACTGGTGGTGAGCGAGCTGGTCACCAACGCCATCCGGTACGGCGCGCACCCCATCCGGCTGCGCCTGATCCACGACGCGACCACCCTCATCTGCGAGGTCTCCGACACCAGCCACACCGCCCCGCATCTGCGCCGCGCCAAGACCTGGGACGAGGGCGGCCGCGGTCTCCTCCTGGTCGCCCAGCTCACCCAGCGCTGGGGCAGCCGGCACACGGCCGACGGCAAGACGATCTGGGCGGAGATCACGCTGCTCGAGGAGGAGTGA
- a CDS encoding glycoside hydrolase family 2 TIM barrel-domain containing protein, which translates to MTVTRRSVLIASAAAPAAGALLGTAAASAAEAAGGAAGRSTVALRDGWRFALVDPGGITDPTGAFAGAADPAYDDSAWREVAVPHDWSIELAPTTQHGTTSGTGFFPGGLGWYRLSFTLPPGCAGKRVAVEFDGVYMDSYVYCNGTEVGRHPYGYTGFAFDLTELLHTDGTTENVIAVKVQNRLPSSRWYSGSGIYREARLVVTEPVHVERWGTQVTTPDITEERAVVRVRTSVVNASGTASRVEIRSTVKDARGRKVTRTASTVDLTDKATETHELTVPEPRLWDFADPHRYTLLTELRVDGRTVDTHRTPFGIRTVRIDPDEGFHLNGVHTKLKGVDLHHDLGALGAAVSVEAIRRQMTIMKSMGVNAFRTSHNPPSPEMIRVCEELGIVMMVEAFDCWRSPKTRYDYGRFFDEWSDRDIAEMVRAARNSPAVIMWSIGNEISEFTSTAGLTIADRLIAGIKAHDDTRPVVIGSHRHRTVPTPGTPADLILAKLDGLGLNYNTAKSVDALHARYPHLFLFESESSSETSTRGAYQEPEHLNTGENHTPGKRAVSSYDNNLASWTMSGEYGHKKDRDRKWFTGQFLWSGIDYIGEPAPYDVFPVKASFFGAVDTAGFPKDMYYLFQSQWVEEPMVHLLPMTWNHEEGDTVEVWAYSNVDTVELFLNGKSLGVRKFDTKTTVDGRRYLETTEATGDDKTFTDGPYPGSYTSPNGSAGKLHLTWKVPYRAGELRAVARRGGKVVATDVLRTAGAAHAVRLTADRKSVAADGRSLVFVTAEIVDARGVVVPDAEELISFEVKGGSLAGLDNGRQESAERYQASTRTAFHGKALAVVRSGAEPGALKVTGRAEGLRSDSVTLRAEPARSAATTPAAGVQPDYPVPPNYPYADASYSGRTDTLPAAMLDGDPATGWSNAFSKAATALLPVFNGARAEDWVSVDFGRTRTFDRVEVSFTLGPVHSLPASVEVEAWDGKRWVKAEGAAVEWAGESDAPTVVTFDALGGSRLRLLLASGHPGEVRGAVRISRLSVPAV; encoded by the coding sequence ATGACGGTCACTCGCAGATCTGTTCTGATCGCCTCCGCCGCCGCCCCCGCGGCCGGGGCGCTGCTCGGCACCGCCGCGGCGTCGGCCGCCGAGGCGGCGGGAGGTGCCGCGGGCCGCAGCACGGTCGCCCTGCGGGACGGCTGGCGCTTCGCCCTGGTCGACCCGGGCGGCATCACCGACCCGACCGGCGCCTTCGCCGGCGCCGCCGACCCCGCCTACGACGACTCGGCGTGGCGCGAGGTGGCCGTGCCGCACGACTGGAGCATCGAGCTCGCCCCGACCACACAGCACGGCACCACCAGCGGCACCGGCTTCTTCCCGGGCGGCCTCGGCTGGTACCGCCTCTCCTTCACTCTGCCGCCCGGCTGTGCCGGCAAGCGCGTCGCGGTGGAGTTCGACGGCGTCTACATGGACTCGTACGTCTACTGCAACGGCACCGAGGTCGGCCGTCACCCCTACGGCTACACCGGCTTCGCCTTCGACCTCACCGAGCTGCTGCACACCGACGGCACCACCGAGAACGTCATCGCCGTCAAGGTGCAGAACCGGCTGCCCAGCAGCCGCTGGTACTCGGGCAGCGGCATCTACCGCGAGGCCCGCCTCGTCGTCACCGAGCCGGTGCACGTGGAGCGCTGGGGCACCCAGGTCACCACACCCGACATCACCGAGGAGCGGGCCGTCGTCCGGGTGCGGACCTCCGTGGTGAACGCGTCCGGCACCGCGAGCCGGGTCGAGATCCGCTCGACGGTGAAGGATGCCAGGGGCCGGAAGGTCACCCGTACGGCGTCCACGGTCGACCTCACCGACAAGGCGACCGAGACCCACGAACTCACCGTCCCCGAACCCAGGTTGTGGGACTTCGCCGACCCTCACCGCTACACCCTGCTGACCGAACTCCGTGTCGACGGGCGGACCGTCGACACCCACCGCACCCCCTTCGGCATCCGCACCGTCCGCATCGACCCGGACGAGGGGTTCCATCTCAACGGCGTCCACACCAAGTTGAAGGGCGTCGACCTGCACCATGACCTCGGCGCGCTCGGCGCGGCCGTCAGCGTCGAGGCGATCCGCCGCCAGATGACGATCATGAAGTCGATGGGCGTCAACGCCTTCCGCACCTCGCACAACCCGCCCTCGCCGGAGATGATCCGGGTCTGCGAGGAGCTCGGCATCGTGATGATGGTGGAGGCCTTCGACTGCTGGCGCAGCCCCAAGACCCGTTACGACTACGGCCGGTTCTTCGACGAGTGGTCGGACCGGGACATCGCGGAGATGGTGCGGGCCGCCCGCAACTCACCCGCCGTGATCATGTGGTCGATCGGCAACGAGATCTCCGAGTTCACCTCCACCGCGGGCCTGACCATCGCGGACCGCCTCATCGCCGGGATCAAGGCCCACGACGACACCCGCCCGGTCGTCATCGGCTCCCACCGCCACCGGACCGTGCCCACCCCCGGCACCCCCGCCGACCTGATCCTCGCCAAACTGGACGGCCTCGGCCTCAACTACAACACCGCCAAGTCGGTGGACGCGCTGCACGCCCGCTATCCGCACCTGTTCCTCTTCGAGTCCGAGTCGTCCTCCGAGACCTCCACCCGGGGCGCCTACCAGGAGCCGGAGCACCTCAACACCGGCGAGAACCACACCCCCGGCAAACGGGCCGTCTCCTCGTACGACAACAACCTCGCCTCCTGGACCATGAGCGGCGAGTACGGCCACAAGAAGGACCGCGACCGGAAGTGGTTCACCGGCCAGTTCCTGTGGTCCGGCATCGACTACATCGGCGAACCCGCGCCGTACGACGTCTTCCCGGTGAAGGCGTCCTTCTTCGGCGCCGTCGACACGGCCGGCTTCCCGAAGGACATGTACTACCTGTTCCAGAGCCAGTGGGTCGAGGAACCCATGGTCCATCTGTTGCCGATGACCTGGAACCACGAGGAAGGGGACACGGTCGAGGTGTGGGCGTACTCCAACGTCGACACCGTCGAGCTGTTCCTCAACGGAAAGTCCCTGGGTGTGCGGAAGTTCGACACGAAGACGACCGTCGACGGGCGTCGCTACCTGGAGACCACCGAGGCGACCGGCGACGACAAGACCTTCACCGACGGCCCCTACCCCGGCAGCTACACCAGTCCGAACGGCAGCGCCGGCAAGCTCCACCTGACGTGGAAGGTCCCCTACCGGGCCGGTGAGTTGAGGGCCGTGGCCCGGCGGGGCGGGAAGGTCGTCGCCACCGATGTGCTGCGCACCGCGGGTGCGGCACACGCCGTGCGGCTGACGGCCGACCGCAAGTCCGTGGCCGCGGACGGGCGTTCGCTGGTGTTCGTCACCGCGGAGATCGTCGACGCGCGCGGGGTGGTCGTGCCCGACGCCGAGGAGCTGATCTCGTTCGAGGTCAAGGGCGGCTCCCTCGCCGGGCTCGACAACGGACGTCAGGAGAGCGCCGAGCGCTACCAGGCGAGCACGCGCACCGCGTTCCACGGCAAGGCACTCGCCGTCGTACGGTCGGGCGCCGAGCCGGGGGCGCTGAAGGTGACCGGGCGGGCGGAAGGGCTGCGCTCGGACTCCGTGACCCTGCGTGCCGAGCCCGCCCGCTCGGCCGCGACCACCCCCGCGGCCGGCGTCCAGCCCGACTACCCTGTCCCGCCGAACTACCCGTACGCGGACGCCAGTTACTCCGGCCGCACCGACACCCTGCCCGCCGCGATGCTCGACGGCGACCCGGCGACCGGTTGGTCCAACGCCTTCAGCAAGGCCGCCACCGCCCTGTTGCCGGTGTTCAACGGGGCCAGGGCCGAGGACTGGGTCTCCGTCGACTTCGGGCGAACACGGACCTTCGACCGGGTGGAGGTCTCGTTCACCCTGGGCCCGGTCCACAGCCTGCCCGCGTCCGTGGAGGTGGAGGCGTGGGACGGGAAGCGCTGGGTGAAGGCGGAGGGCGCGGCTGTGGAGTGGGCGGGCGAGTCCGACGCGCCGACCGTGGTCACCTTCGACGCGCTCGGCGGATCCCGGCTGCGGCTGCTTCTGGCCAGCGGCCATCCCGGTGAAGTCCGAGGCGCGGTGAGGATCAGCAGGCTGTCGGTGCCGGCCGTCTGA